The following are encoded in a window of Saccharothrix longispora genomic DNA:
- a CDS encoding ABC transporter permease, producing the protein MRVLDPKSAPPQDPPKHRRNLDLRLTGLLGVLVVLCIVGYATRPDAFLTEANISTMLRLAAAIGVVSVGMTFVIISGGIDLSVGSIVALSSVWMTTVATQSYGPVVMVLCALLVGLGCGLVNGVLISYGKIVPFIATLAMYASAKGLAERLSGRRTQVITETGFSTFFRGDVLGIPVLIWLLAAVFAIGWVVLNRTTFGRRTFAVGGNAEAARLAGIDVKRHTALVYGIAGLCCGIAALMVVARTTSGASTNGMFYELDAIAAVVIGGTLLTGGRGSLIGTLIGVLIFTVVGNIFTQNNLDTDIQNIAKGVIIVAAVLLQRTTSARRRARAT; encoded by the coding sequence GTGCGGGTCCTCGACCCGAAATCCGCCCCGCCCCAGGACCCGCCGAAGCACCGGCGGAACCTCGACCTGCGGCTCACCGGCCTGCTCGGTGTGCTGGTGGTGCTGTGCATCGTCGGCTACGCCACCCGGCCCGACGCGTTCCTCACCGAGGCCAACATCTCCACCATGCTGCGGCTGGCCGCCGCGATCGGCGTGGTCAGCGTCGGCATGACGTTCGTGATCATCAGCGGTGGCATCGACCTGTCCGTCGGGTCGATCGTGGCCCTGTCGAGCGTGTGGATGACGACCGTGGCCACCCAGTCCTACGGCCCGGTGGTGATGGTGCTGTGCGCGCTGCTCGTCGGCCTGGGCTGCGGCCTGGTCAACGGCGTGCTCATCTCCTACGGCAAGATCGTGCCGTTCATCGCCACCCTCGCCATGTACGCCTCGGCGAAGGGCCTGGCCGAACGGCTCTCCGGCCGCCGCACGCAGGTGATCACGGAGACCGGGTTCAGCACCTTCTTCCGGGGCGACGTCCTCGGCATCCCGGTGCTGATCTGGCTGCTGGCCGCGGTGTTCGCGATCGGCTGGGTCGTGCTCAACCGCACCACGTTCGGCCGCCGCACGTTCGCCGTGGGCGGCAACGCCGAAGCCGCCCGCCTGGCCGGCATCGACGTCAAGCGGCACACCGCGCTGGTCTACGGCATCGCGGGCCTGTGCTGCGGCATCGCCGCCCTGATGGTCGTCGCCCGCACCACGTCCGGCGCGTCCACCAACGGCATGTTCTACGAGCTGGACGCCATCGCCGCGGTCGTCATCGGCGGCACGCTGCTCACCGGCGGCCGGGGTTCGCTGATCGGCACGCTGATCGGTGTCCTCATCTTCACCGTGGTGGGCAACATCTTCACCCAGAACAACCTCGACACCGACATCCAGAACATCGCGAAGGGCGTGATCATCGTCGCCGCGGTGCTCCTCCAGCGCACCACCAGCGCCCGCCGCCGCGCACGCGCCACGTGA
- a CDS encoding serine/threonine protein phosphatase, whose translation MTATRRARHRRLSALLASRDDTDLAALLESGHATAGVGGGTAVLDVDGTPVFAKRVPLTDRELAHPHSTANLFDLPTFCQYGVVSPGFNAWRELAANRIVTDAVLSGDADAFPLLHHWRVLPGRPPVAAEHADVEAVVAALDGSPAVRARLDALARAPASLVLLFEHLAHPVSVLLDEDPVGRAEEVERQLLRITTFLRDRRLLHMDGHLGNMRTDGERVFLTDFGLATSPDFDLSAAERDFVRRNAGHDADHAATRLVNWLVTAVCGVPAERVPVARNEYVLRCATDGVPDDVPPRVAAILTRHAPVAAGVNAFYWRLFDGDVHAEYPGAAW comes from the coding sequence ATGACGGCCACCAGGCGTGCCCGCCACCGGAGGCTCTCGGCGCTGCTCGCGTCGCGGGACGACACCGACCTCGCCGCGCTCCTGGAGAGCGGGCACGCGACCGCGGGCGTGGGCGGCGGCACGGCGGTGCTCGACGTCGACGGCACGCCGGTGTTCGCCAAGCGCGTCCCGCTGACCGACCGGGAACTCGCCCACCCGCACTCGACGGCGAACCTGTTCGACCTTCCGACGTTCTGCCAGTACGGCGTCGTCAGCCCGGGGTTCAACGCCTGGCGCGAACTGGCCGCGAACCGGATCGTCACCGACGCGGTCCTGTCCGGCGACGCCGACGCGTTCCCGCTGCTGCACCACTGGCGGGTGCTGCCCGGCCGCCCGCCCGTCGCGGCCGAGCACGCCGACGTGGAGGCGGTGGTCGCCGCGCTGGACGGCAGCCCCGCCGTGCGCGCCCGCCTGGACGCGCTGGCCCGCGCACCGGCGAGCCTCGTGCTGCTCTTCGAGCACCTCGCGCACCCGGTGTCCGTCCTGCTGGACGAGGACCCGGTCGGCCGGGCCGAGGAGGTCGAGCGGCAGTTGCTGCGGATCACGACCTTCCTGCGCGACCGGCGGCTGCTGCACATGGACGGGCACCTCGGCAACATGCGCACCGACGGTGAGCGGGTCTTCCTCACCGACTTCGGGCTGGCCACGTCGCCCGACTTCGACCTGTCGGCCGCCGAGCGCGACTTCGTCCGCCGCAACGCCGGCCACGACGCCGACCACGCCGCCACGCGCCTCGTCAACTGGCTGGTGACCGCGGTGTGCGGGGTGCCGGCGGAGCGCGTCCCCGTCGCGCGCAACGAGTACGTGCTCCGGTGCGCCACCGACGGCGTGCCGGACGACGTGCCCCCGCGCGTGGCCGCGATCCTGACCCGGCACGCGCCCGTCGCGGCGGGGGTGAACGCCTTCTACTGGCGGCTGTTCGACGGCGACGTGCACGCGGAGTACCCCGGCGCCGCGTGGTGA
- a CDS encoding ROK family protein, with protein MSRVALGERLELPRAKLTAELARLVDVGLVQIGGPAASRGGRRSTLVHLADDLRVLGVDVGATSVTVAVTDGRCEVLESRSEECDVRGGPAQVLSRVAELADVVYAKAAGTLIGAGIGLPGPVSFRDGMPVAPPIMPGWDRYPVRDELAGRWGCPVTVDNDVNAMALGERHAGVARSLEDLIFVKVGTGIGCGIVLGGKVYRGVAGTAGDIGHIRLDDFGPACACGEVGCLEAYFGGAALARDATTLARSGRSVALAGALHDKGALTAEDVGTAAAAGDFAAANLVREGGRRLGHVVASLVSFLNPGMVVIGGGVSRLGHSLLAEVRSAVYRRSLPLATGNLPIVLSELGELAGVTGAAWSATDRAFSPVG; from the coding sequence ATGTCGCGCGTGGCGCTGGGTGAGCGGTTGGAGCTGCCCCGGGCCAAGCTGACCGCCGAGCTGGCGCGGCTGGTCGACGTCGGGCTGGTGCAGATCGGCGGTCCGGCCGCGTCCCGGGGCGGGCGGCGCTCGACGCTCGTGCACCTGGCCGACGACCTGCGCGTGCTGGGCGTGGACGTGGGCGCGACCTCGGTGACGGTCGCGGTGACCGACGGCCGGTGCGAGGTGCTGGAGAGCCGCAGCGAGGAGTGCGACGTGCGCGGCGGCCCGGCGCAGGTGCTCAGCCGCGTCGCCGAGCTGGCCGATGTCGTCTACGCCAAGGCGGCCGGCACGCTCATCGGCGCCGGCATCGGCCTGCCGGGCCCGGTGAGCTTCCGCGACGGCATGCCGGTCGCGCCGCCGATCATGCCCGGTTGGGACCGCTACCCGGTGCGCGACGAGCTGGCCGGCCGCTGGGGCTGCCCGGTGACGGTGGACAACGACGTGAACGCGATGGCGCTGGGCGAGCGGCACGCGGGCGTGGCCCGGTCGCTGGAGGACCTGATCTTCGTCAAGGTCGGCACCGGCATCGGCTGCGGCATCGTGCTGGGCGGCAAGGTGTACCGGGGCGTGGCCGGCACGGCGGGCGACATCGGGCACATCAGGCTGGACGACTTCGGGCCGGCGTGCGCGTGCGGTGAAGTCGGGTGCCTGGAGGCGTACTTCGGCGGCGCGGCGCTGGCCCGGGACGCCACGACCCTGGCGCGCAGCGGGCGGTCGGTGGCGCTGGCGGGCGCCCTGCACGACAAGGGCGCGCTGACCGCGGAGGACGTCGGCACTGCCGCCGCGGCCGGCGACTTCGCCGCCGCCAACCTGGTCCGCGAGGGCGGGCGCCGGCTCGGCCACGTGGTGGCGTCGCTGGTCAGCTTCCTCAACCCCGGCATGGTCGTCATCGGCGGCGGCGTGTCGAGGCTGGGCCACTCGCTGCTCGCGGAGGTCCGCAGCGCCGTCTATCGCCGCTCCCTGCCCCTGGCGACCGGCAACCTGCCGATCGTGCTGTCGGAGCTGGGCGAGCTGGCCGGCGTGACCGGTGCCGCGTGGTCCGCTACGGACCGCGCCTTCTCCCCGGTGGGCTGA
- a CDS encoding Gfo/Idh/MocA family protein — MTEEIGVGMVGHAFMGAVHSHAWRSVHRFFDVPLTPRLAALGGRDAVRAKEAADKYGWAAVETDWRALVARDDVQLVDVCTPGDTHAEIALAALAAGKHVLCEKPLANSVAEAEEMAAAASAAAERGVRSMVAFNYRRVPALALARRLVAEGRIGDVRHVRAVYLQDWLSDPESPMTWRLRREKAGSGALGDLGAHIVDAAQFVTGGLITGVSATTETFVKERPDGAGGRDEVTVDDAAVFLARFDSGALGTFEATRFALGRKNAMRLEVNGSRGSLAFDFESMNELSVFSADDGPDSGFRRVLVTEADHPYVGAWWPPGHLLGYEHTFTHEVADLLTAIGEGVDPAPSFADGLRVQRVLAAVEDSAGHESAWTTIGDTR, encoded by the coding sequence ATGACGGAAGAGATCGGCGTGGGCATGGTCGGCCACGCGTTCATGGGCGCGGTGCACTCGCACGCCTGGCGAAGCGTCCACCGGTTCTTCGACGTGCCGCTCACGCCCCGGCTCGCCGCCCTCGGTGGACGTGACGCGGTGCGTGCCAAGGAGGCGGCCGACAAGTACGGCTGGGCCGCCGTGGAGACCGACTGGCGCGCGCTGGTCGCCCGGGACGACGTGCAGCTGGTGGACGTGTGCACGCCGGGCGACACGCACGCCGAGATCGCGCTGGCCGCGCTGGCCGCCGGCAAGCACGTGCTGTGCGAGAAGCCGCTGGCCAACTCCGTCGCCGAGGCCGAGGAGATGGCGGCGGCGGCGTCGGCGGCGGCCGAGCGCGGCGTGCGCTCGATGGTGGCGTTCAACTACCGGCGGGTGCCGGCGCTCGCGCTGGCCCGCAGGCTGGTGGCCGAGGGCCGCATCGGCGACGTGCGGCACGTGCGCGCGGTGTACCTCCAGGACTGGCTGTCCGACCCCGAGTCGCCGATGACGTGGCGGCTGCGGCGGGAGAAGGCCGGCTCGGGTGCGCTGGGCGACCTCGGCGCGCACATCGTGGACGCCGCGCAGTTCGTCACCGGCGGCCTGATCACCGGGGTCAGCGCGACGACGGAGACGTTCGTCAAGGAGCGCCCGGACGGCGCGGGCGGGCGCGACGAGGTGACCGTGGACGACGCCGCGGTCTTCCTGGCGCGCTTCGACTCCGGGGCGCTGGGCACGTTCGAGGCGACCCGCTTCGCGCTGGGCCGCAAGAACGCCATGCGGCTGGAGGTCAACGGTTCGCGGGGCAGCCTCGCGTTCGACTTCGAGTCGATGAACGAGCTGTCGGTGTTCTCGGCGGACGACGGCCCGGACTCCGGCTTCCGCCGCGTGCTCGTCACCGAGGCCGATCACCCGTACGTGGGCGCGTGGTGGCCGCCGGGCCACCTCCTGGGCTACGAGCACACGTTCACCCACGAGGTGGCCGACCTGCTCACCGCCATCGGCGAGGGCGTCGACCCCGCGCCGAGCTTCGCGGACGGCCTGCGGGTGCAGCGCGTGCTGGCGGCGGTGGAGGACAGTGCGGGCCACGAGTCCGCGTGGACCACGATTGGAGACACCCGATGA
- a CDS encoding ROK family transcriptional regulator, with the protein MHAQPEARREANLALLLRTLRSSGPLSRAQLAARSGLSKATVSPLLTKLEHRGLVETAGTTTTQGRPGRLVQLRRGAVCGIGLDVHPGRLGATVTDLTGELHLRRHATCDTTSPDHVLDRLADLTRTALRDVPEAGWAGVTVAVPGQADPATGTATAVRLRWREVAVLDGLAARTGLPLTRLDVDNEANLAAFAEHDADPVDDLVYLGGGRDVHAGVIAGGRLVRGAANRAGDVGHMVLDPLGTPCGCGKRGCWETQVGLDAFLHAAAPRHDQVHNPHLAPGERMTILRTRAERGEPRTLDALHRTAAALATGLSVVASLLNPERIVLGGYFAALQDWLVTPQPRGGTAITASALGFTAGGRGAALAALRRVLDDPTVVPVKEGTPA; encoded by the coding sequence ATGCACGCGCAGCCCGAGGCACGGCGCGAGGCGAACCTCGCCCTCCTCCTGCGCACGCTCCGCTCCAGCGGGCCGCTCTCCCGCGCCCAGCTCGCCGCGAGATCGGGTCTTTCCAAGGCGACGGTGTCCCCGCTCCTGACGAAGCTGGAACACCGCGGCCTCGTCGAGACCGCCGGCACCACGACCACCCAGGGCCGGCCCGGCCGGCTCGTGCAGCTGCGCCGCGGCGCGGTGTGCGGGATCGGGCTCGACGTCCACCCCGGCCGGCTCGGGGCGACCGTCACCGACCTGACCGGCGAACTCCACCTGCGCCGCCACGCGACCTGCGACACCACCTCGCCCGACCACGTGCTCGACCGGCTCGCCGACCTGACCCGCACCGCGCTGCGCGACGTCCCCGAGGCCGGCTGGGCGGGCGTCACGGTGGCCGTCCCGGGTCAGGCCGACCCCGCCACCGGCACCGCCACGGCGGTCCGGCTGCGCTGGCGCGAGGTGGCCGTGCTCGACGGGCTCGCCGCCCGCACCGGCCTGCCGCTGACCAGGTTGGACGTCGACAACGAGGCCAACCTGGCGGCGTTCGCCGAGCACGACGCCGACCCGGTGGACGATCTGGTCTACCTCGGCGGCGGCCGGGACGTGCACGCCGGGGTCATCGCGGGCGGGCGGCTGGTCCGGGGCGCGGCGAACCGCGCGGGCGACGTCGGGCACATGGTGCTCGACCCCCTCGGCACGCCGTGCGGCTGCGGCAAGCGCGGCTGCTGGGAGACCCAGGTCGGCCTGGACGCGTTCCTGCACGCCGCGGCACCCCGCCACGACCAGGTGCACAACCCGCACCTCGCGCCCGGCGAGCGGATGACGATCCTGCGGACCCGCGCCGAACGCGGCGAGCCGCGCACCCTCGACGCCCTGCACCGCACGGCCGCCGCCCTGGCCACCGGGCTGTCGGTCGTCGCGAGCCTGCTCAACCCGGAGCGCATCGTGCTGGGCGGCTACTTCGCCGCGCTCCAGGACTGGCTGGTGACCCCGCAGCCGCGGGGTGGCACCGCGATCACCGCCTCCGCGCTCGGGTTCACCGCGGGCGGGCGGGGCGCCGCCCTGGCCGCGCTGCGCCGCGTGCTGGACGACCCGACCGTCGTGCCCGTGAAGGAAGGAACCCCCGCATGA
- a CDS encoding sugar ABC transporter ATP-binding protein — protein sequence MTLLRMTGIGKSFPGVRALDGVDLEVAEGEVHCLLGQNGAGKSTLIKVLAGAHQPDEGEITWRGGRTALPSPVAALRLGVATMYQELDLVPGISVAENVFLGHEPARFGFNRTGTAKKKAAALMARLGHPEIDPDREVGLLSAAGQQLVSMARALAHDARLIVMDEPTAALAADEVDNLFRIVAELTRDGVAVLYISHRLEEIRRIGNRVTVLKDGRTVAANLPAGTPTAELVDLMSGRKVDTVFPHRDVSTVDADREVLAVRGLGRAGEFHDVTFSVHAGEVLGIAGLVGAGRSEILETVFGARKPDAGTVEVDGVPIRTGSVPAAVKAGIGLAPEERKAQGLLLDLSVAHNVTLSSLPAYSRAGFVDRARELRDSRATLERLDLRPADPRRLVAEFSGGNQQKAVVARWLVRGCRVLLLDEPTRGVDVGARAELYRVIHELAASGVAVVLVSSEVAEVLGLADRVLVLRDGEVVADRPAAELTESAVLDIVMAGSALVEGAATEEAL from the coding sequence ATGACCCTGCTCAGGATGACGGGCATCGGCAAGAGCTTCCCCGGCGTGCGGGCCCTGGACGGCGTGGACCTGGAGGTCGCCGAGGGCGAGGTGCACTGCCTGCTCGGCCAGAACGGCGCGGGCAAGTCCACCCTGATCAAGGTCCTCGCCGGCGCGCACCAGCCCGACGAGGGCGAGATCACCTGGCGCGGCGGGCGGACGGCCCTGCCGTCACCGGTCGCGGCGCTGCGCCTGGGCGTGGCCACCATGTACCAGGAGCTGGACCTGGTGCCGGGGATCTCGGTGGCGGAGAACGTGTTCCTCGGCCACGAACCGGCCCGGTTCGGCTTCAACCGGACGGGCACGGCGAAGAAGAAGGCCGCCGCCCTGATGGCCCGCTTGGGCCACCCCGAGATCGACCCGGACCGCGAGGTCGGCCTGCTCTCGGCCGCCGGGCAGCAGCTGGTGTCGATGGCCCGCGCCCTGGCGCACGACGCGCGGCTCATCGTGATGGACGAGCCGACCGCCGCGCTGGCCGCCGACGAGGTGGACAACCTGTTCCGCATCGTCGCCGAGCTGACCCGCGACGGCGTCGCCGTCCTCTACATCTCGCACCGGCTGGAGGAGATCCGCCGCATCGGCAACCGGGTCACCGTCCTCAAGGACGGCCGCACGGTCGCCGCGAACCTGCCCGCCGGCACGCCCACCGCCGAGCTGGTCGACCTGATGTCCGGCCGCAAGGTCGACACGGTCTTCCCGCACCGCGACGTGTCCACCGTGGACGCCGACCGCGAGGTGCTGGCGGTGCGCGGGCTCGGCCGGGCGGGCGAGTTCCACGACGTCACGTTCAGCGTGCACGCGGGCGAGGTGCTCGGCATCGCCGGCCTGGTGGGCGCGGGGCGCAGCGAGATCCTGGAGACCGTGTTCGGCGCGCGCAAACCCGACGCGGGCACGGTGGAGGTCGACGGCGTGCCCATCCGCACGGGCAGCGTGCCCGCCGCGGTGAAGGCGGGCATCGGCCTGGCCCCCGAGGAGCGCAAGGCCCAGGGCCTGCTGCTGGACCTGTCCGTGGCGCACAACGTGACGCTGTCGAGCCTGCCCGCCTACAGCCGGGCCGGGTTCGTCGACCGGGCCCGGGAGCTGCGCGACTCCCGCGCCACCCTGGAGCGCCTGGACCTGCGCCCCGCCGACCCCCGGCGACTGGTCGCCGAGTTCTCCGGCGGCAACCAGCAGAAGGCGGTGGTGGCGCGCTGGCTGGTGCGCGGCTGCCGCGTGCTGCTGCTCGACGAGCCGACCCGCGGCGTGGACGTGGGCGCGCGCGCCGAGCTGTACCGGGTGATCCACGAGCTGGCCGCGTCCGGCGTGGCCGTCGTGCTGGTCTCCAGCGAGGTCGCCGAGGTGCTGGGCCTCGCCGACCGGGTGCTCGTGCTGCGGGACGGCGAGGTCGTCGCCGACCGCCCGGCCGCCGAACTGACCGAATCCGCCGTGCTCGACATCGTGATGGCCGGCAGCGCCCTCGTCGAGGGCGCCGCGACCGAGGAGGCCCTGTGA
- a CDS encoding sugar phosphate isomerase/epimerase family protein has product MSRPVTLYTGQWADLPFEEVCRLAAGWGYDGLEIACSGDHFEVDRALADDDYVPAKREVLRKHGLEVWTISNHLVGQAVCDDPIDFRHQAILPARIWGDGEPEDVRRRAAAEMADTARAAAKLGVDTVVGFTGSKTWKYVAMFPPVPQAVIEEGYTDFAERWNPILDVFDEVGVRFAHEVHPSEIAYDYWTTKKALEAVGNRPAFGLNWDPSHFVWQDLDPVGFILDFADRIYHVDCKDTKKRFDGRNGRLGSHLAWADPRRGWDFVSTGHGDVPWEESFRALNAIGYTGPISVEWEDAGMDRLRGAEEAVGFIRKHLFDPPATSFDAAFSTER; this is encoded by the coding sequence ATGAGCCGTCCGGTCACGCTGTACACCGGCCAGTGGGCCGACCTGCCGTTCGAGGAGGTGTGCCGGCTCGCCGCCGGGTGGGGCTACGACGGGCTGGAGATCGCCTGCTCCGGTGACCACTTCGAGGTGGACAGGGCGCTCGCGGACGACGACTACGTGCCCGCGAAGCGCGAGGTGCTCCGGAAGCACGGCCTGGAGGTGTGGACGATCTCCAACCACCTCGTCGGCCAGGCCGTGTGCGACGACCCGATCGACTTCCGCCACCAGGCCATCCTGCCCGCGCGGATCTGGGGCGACGGCGAACCCGAGGACGTGCGGCGGCGCGCCGCCGCCGAGATGGCGGACACCGCGCGTGCCGCGGCGAAGCTCGGGGTGGACACCGTCGTCGGCTTCACCGGGTCGAAGACGTGGAAGTACGTGGCGATGTTCCCGCCCGTGCCGCAGGCCGTGATCGAGGAGGGCTACACCGACTTCGCCGAGCGCTGGAACCCGATCCTCGACGTGTTCGACGAGGTCGGCGTCCGGTTCGCGCACGAGGTTCACCCGTCCGAGATCGCCTACGACTACTGGACGACGAAGAAGGCGCTGGAGGCGGTCGGCAACCGCCCCGCGTTCGGCCTGAACTGGGACCCGTCGCACTTCGTCTGGCAGGACCTGGACCCGGTCGGCTTCATCCTCGACTTCGCGGACCGGATCTACCACGTCGACTGCAAGGACACGAAGAAGCGCTTCGACGGCCGCAACGGCCGGCTGGGCTCGCACCTGGCGTGGGCCGACCCGCGTCGCGGCTGGGACTTCGTCTCGACCGGCCACGGCGACGTGCCGTGGGAGGAGTCGTTCCGCGCGCTGAACGCGATCGGCTACACGGGTCCGATCTCGGTGGAGTGGGAAGACGCGGGCATGGACCGGTTGAGGGGCGCGGAGGAAGCCGTCGGCTTCATCCGCAAGCACCTGTTCGACCCGCCCGCGACCTCCTTCGACGCGGCGTTCAGCACAGAGCGCTGA
- a CDS encoding substrate-binding domain-containing protein — protein MPSLDRRRFLWGTTAVGTAALLAGCTSNESGNTAPNAVAGSSGENSQPGKMVTIGFSAPAADHGWMAAMTKNAKAQADRFSDVTFKATEGTNDVNQQISQVETLINDKVDVLVVLPFDGKALTEVGRQAMDAGIPVINLDRVFDTPLAYRTWIGGDNYRMGVNAGEFIAAQLKAKGVSDPIIGEVAGIDSLPLTQERSKGFGDALARAGFKVGPRVSASFTSESGEQQTANLLQSASRLDALWNHDDDQGIGVMAAIDSASRTEFIMVGGAGSRNMMDLIKADSGVMKATVLYSPSMASSGIALARLLGQTKGIGDLAEHDIPASITTYSAVVTKENVDQYLDVGFDS, from the coding sequence ATGCCTTCACTCGACCGCCGCCGCTTCCTGTGGGGCACCACCGCCGTCGGTACCGCCGCGCTGCTCGCCGGCTGCACCTCCAACGAGTCCGGCAACACCGCGCCCAACGCCGTCGCGGGCAGCTCGGGCGAGAACAGCCAGCCCGGCAAGATGGTCACCATCGGCTTCTCCGCGCCCGCCGCCGACCACGGCTGGATGGCCGCCATGACGAAGAACGCGAAGGCGCAGGCCGACCGGTTCTCCGACGTGACGTTCAAGGCCACCGAGGGCACCAACGACGTCAACCAGCAGATCAGCCAGGTCGAGACGCTGATCAACGACAAGGTCGACGTGCTCGTCGTGCTGCCGTTCGACGGCAAGGCGCTCACCGAGGTCGGCCGCCAGGCGATGGACGCGGGCATCCCGGTCATCAACCTCGACCGCGTCTTCGACACCCCGCTCGCCTACCGGACGTGGATCGGCGGCGACAACTACCGCATGGGCGTCAACGCGGGCGAGTTCATCGCCGCGCAGCTGAAGGCCAAGGGCGTGTCCGACCCGATCATCGGCGAGGTCGCGGGCATCGACTCGCTGCCGCTAACCCAGGAGCGCAGCAAGGGCTTCGGCGACGCCCTCGCCCGCGCCGGCTTCAAGGTCGGGCCGCGCGTCTCGGCGTCGTTCACCTCCGAGTCCGGCGAGCAGCAGACCGCGAACCTGCTCCAGTCGGCGAGCAGGCTCGACGCGCTGTGGAACCACGACGACGACCAGGGCATCGGCGTCATGGCCGCCATCGACAGCGCGAGCCGCACCGAGTTCATCATGGTCGGCGGCGCGGGCTCGCGGAACATGATGGACCTGATCAAGGCCGACAGCGGCGTCATGAAGGCGACCGTGCTCTACAGCCCGTCGATGGCCTCCTCGGGTATCGCGCTGGCCCGCCTGCTGGGGCAGACCAAGGGCATCGGCGACCTGGCCGAGCACGACATCCCCGCCTCGATCACGACCTACTCCGCCGTCGTGACGAAGGAGAACGTCGACCAGTACCTGGACGTCGGCTTCGACTCCTGA
- a CDS encoding glycoside hydrolase family 43 protein → MRHPNPVLPGCHPDPSICRVGGDYYLVTSTFAYFPGLPVHHSRDLVSWRLVGHVLDRPSQLPLHGIGPSKGLYAPTIRHHDGVFHVVCTLVDGHGPSGNFLVTATDPAGPWSEPRWLDVDGFDPSLFFDDDGRTWLHGCREVPSDRRGRTEVWLRELHDEGLGPETVIWTGSTPDAVWAEGPHLYKVDGHYVLVCAEGGTDVDHAVVAARSRSITGPYEGHPRNPVLTHREHGRDHQITGTGHADLVTTPDGDWWAVLLAMRPYGGYFYNLGRETFLAPVRWVDGWPEMDPVEETVEAPALEPHPWPDIPARDDFDAGALDPSWFVLRTPDEPFWSFDRPGHLRLPLRPERVTDLVTPSLVCKPQRHRDFAFECALDFAPRVAHESAGLVVLQDNDNHLRLTRDGDVLRLVRRLKGIDEVLATAPVTGPLLWLAFHARGQDHQARYATGPDAWRDLGDPVDGRPLSTPVTGGFTGVHLGLYASANGRESTAVADFDWAEYRELG, encoded by the coding sequence GTGCGCCACCCCAACCCGGTCCTGCCCGGCTGCCACCCGGACCCGTCGATCTGCCGCGTCGGCGGCGACTACTACCTGGTCACGTCGACCTTCGCGTACTTCCCCGGCCTGCCCGTGCACCACAGCCGGGACCTGGTGTCGTGGCGGCTCGTCGGGCACGTGCTCGACCGCCCCTCCCAGCTCCCGCTGCACGGCATCGGCCCCTCCAAGGGCCTCTACGCGCCGACCATCCGCCACCACGACGGCGTCTTCCACGTCGTCTGCACGCTCGTCGACGGCCACGGCCCGAGCGGCAACTTCCTGGTCACCGCCACCGACCCGGCCGGACCGTGGTCCGAACCGCGGTGGCTCGACGTGGACGGCTTCGACCCGTCGCTGTTCTTCGACGACGACGGCCGCACGTGGCTGCACGGCTGCCGCGAGGTCCCGTCGGACCGACGCGGGCGGACCGAGGTGTGGCTGCGCGAGCTGCACGACGAGGGACTCGGCCCCGAAACCGTGATCTGGACGGGTTCCACGCCCGACGCGGTGTGGGCCGAGGGACCTCACCTGTACAAAGTGGATGGTCATTACGTGCTGGTGTGCGCCGAGGGCGGCACGGACGTCGACCACGCCGTCGTGGCCGCCCGGTCCCGCTCGATCACCGGCCCGTACGAGGGACACCCGCGCAACCCCGTGCTCACGCACCGGGAGCACGGCCGCGACCACCAGATCACCGGCACCGGCCACGCCGACCTCGTCACCACCCCCGACGGCGACTGGTGGGCCGTGCTGCTGGCCATGCGCCCCTACGGCGGCTACTTCTACAACCTCGGGCGCGAGACGTTCCTCGCGCCCGTGCGGTGGGTGGACGGGTGGCCGGAGATGGACCCGGTGGAGGAGACCGTCGAGGCGCCCGCCCTGGAACCGCACCCGTGGCCGGACATCCCGGCGCGCGACGACTTCGACGCGGGCGCCCTGGACCCGTCCTGGTTCGTGCTGCGCACGCCCGACGAGCCGTTCTGGTCGTTCGACCGCCCCGGCCACCTGCGCCTGCCGCTGAGGCCGGAGCGGGTGACCGACCTGGTCACGCCCAGCCTGGTGTGCAAGCCCCAGCGGCACCGCGACTTCGCGTTCGAGTGCGCCCTGGACTTCGCGCCGCGCGTGGCGCACGAATCGGCGGGCCTGGTCGTGCTCCAGGACAACGACAACCACCTGCGCCTCACCCGCGACGGCGACGTGCTGCGCCTCGTGCGACGCCTGAAGGGCATCGACGAGGTGCTGGCGACGGCCCCCGTCACCGGGCCGCTGCTGTGGCTGGCCTTCCACGCCCGGGGCCAGGACCACCAGGCCCGGTACGCCACCGGCCCCGATGCCTGGCGCGACCTCGGCGACCCGGTCGACGGGCGTCCGCTGAGCACGCCGGTGACGGGTGGTTTCACGGGTGTGCACCTGGGGCTCTACGCGAGCGCCAACGGTCGGGAGAGCACGGCGGTCGCCGACTTCGACTGGGCCGAGTACCGCGAACTCGGGTGA